The Desmonostoc muscorum LEGE 12446 genome includes a region encoding these proteins:
- the hepA gene encoding heterocyst formation ABC transporter subunit HepA: MLFKVPQKLRKLLKATSFWQENYLILREFTHFRKIATLALIFSILAATFEGVSIGFLLSFLQSLTSPNAQPVQTGIGWFDIWILGANTSALNRLYRISSLILLSTWLRVAFNYFAQVYIELSQLHLGDRLRKQIFEQLQALSLSYFSKTRSGELINTITTEIERIRQGFSGGAFLVTRGLTTVVYLISMFLISWQLTVISALLFTLLGVGLSNLNARVRESSFGMTTANANFTSTAVEFINGIRTVHSCGTQEFERQRYYKASDKIVSTTTKVVFTWTLVKPIAEGVATTVLVGMIILAFTSLVSNGTLQVASLLTFFFVLFRFIPFVQDINGTRAFLSTLHGSADNIKNLLKSDDKNYFQNGHLKFNALKSSINLVCVDFGYDDNNIVLHNITLTIEKGKMTALVGASGAGKTTLADLIPRFYNATEGNIYIDEIDVRLFEINSLRRKIAVVSQDTFIFNTTVWQNIAYGTPEATNDEIQEAAKLANALEFILEMPEGFNTQLGDRGVRLSGGQRQRIAIARALLRNPEILILDEATSALDSLSERLIQDSLEKLSVGRTVIAIAHRLSTIAKADKVVVLEAGRIVEQGKYQELLGRQGKLWEYHQMQYHNS; encoded by the coding sequence ATGCTTTTCAAAGTTCCCCAAAAACTCCGCAAACTGCTAAAAGCTACCAGCTTCTGGCAGGAAAATTATTTGATCTTGCGAGAATTTACACACTTTCGCAAGATTGCAACTTTAGCTCTCATATTCTCGATTCTCGCAGCAACATTTGAAGGTGTCAGTATTGGTTTCCTGCTGTCATTTTTGCAAAGCTTAACTAGTCCCAATGCTCAACCCGTCCAGACAGGAATAGGATGGTTTGATATTTGGATTTTGGGAGCTAATACATCGGCACTTAATCGTCTGTATCGCATATCTTCGCTGATTTTACTCAGTACTTGGCTACGTGTTGCCTTCAATTATTTTGCACAAGTTTATATTGAATTATCTCAATTGCATCTTGGCGATCGCTTACGTAAGCAAATTTTTGAACAATTACAAGCCTTATCGCTAAGTTACTTTTCTAAAACTCGTTCTGGTGAGTTAATTAACACAATTACCACAGAAATTGAAAGAATAAGACAAGGTTTCAGTGGCGGAGCATTTTTAGTTACTAGAGGGCTAACAACTGTTGTCTACTTAATATCAATGTTTTTGATATCATGGCAGCTAACTGTAATTTCAGCACTACTATTTACACTTTTAGGTGTAGGACTATCCAATTTAAATGCCAGAGTCAGAGAATCAAGTTTTGGCATGACAACTGCTAATGCTAATTTTACATCAACAGCCGTAGAATTTATTAATGGCATTCGCACTGTTCATTCCTGTGGTACTCAAGAATTTGAGCGCCAGCGTTACTACAAAGCTAGTGACAAGATAGTAAGTACTACAACTAAAGTTGTCTTCACTTGGACACTTGTCAAGCCAATTGCTGAAGGGGTGGCTACTACAGTCTTGGTGGGAATGATTATTTTGGCATTCACTAGCCTGGTTAGTAATGGAACACTACAAGTTGCTTCTTTACTAACATTTTTCTTTGTGCTATTTCGTTTTATCCCATTCGTTCAAGATATTAATGGCACAAGAGCATTTCTCAGCACTTTACATGGCTCAGCAGATAACATTAAAAACCTCTTAAAAAGTGATGATAAAAATTATTTTCAAAATGGACATCTTAAGTTTAATGCTTTAAAAAGCTCAATCAATCTAGTATGTGTAGATTTTGGCTACGACGATAACAATATAGTGCTACATAATATTACCCTAACTATTGAAAAGGGAAAAATGACGGCATTAGTCGGAGCATCTGGGGCTGGCAAAACAACACTTGCTGATTTAATTCCCAGATTTTATAATGCTACAGAGGGAAATATTTACATCGATGAAATTGATGTCAGATTGTTTGAAATTAACTCTCTACGTCGCAAAATAGCTGTTGTCAGTCAAGATACTTTTATCTTCAATACTACTGTTTGGCAGAATATTGCTTATGGCACTCCAGAAGCTACGAATGATGAAATTCAAGAAGCTGCTAAATTAGCAAATGCACTAGAATTTATTTTAGAAATGCCCGAAGGTTTTAATACCCAATTAGGAGATAGGGGTGTTAGATTATCTGGAGGACAAAGACAGCGAATTGCTATTGCGCGGGCGCTACTAAGGAACCCAGAAATTTTGATTTTAGATGAAGCAACTAGCGCTTTAGATTCTCTATCAGAACGCTTGATTCAAGATTCATTAGAAAAGCTATCTGTTGGGAGAACAGTAATTGCGATCGCTCACCGTCTTTCTACTATTGCGAAAGCAGATAAAGTCGTGGTACTCGAAGCAGGAAGGATAGTAGAACAGGGTAAATATCAAGAACTGCTCGGACGCCAAGGCAAGCTTTGGGAATATCACCAGATGCAATACCATAATTCGTAA
- a CDS encoding glycosyltransferase family 4 protein: protein MPKIINHTKQLHKEIFAENLIYQCSNFEVGEGGGVETYLASLFEHRTPDISDRVIKSLNNVDQSQFKLLHLHSPDLLLQLTGECPTIFSVHNHSLYCPSGTKYLAGQQTICDRNFSYLGCTWGKLVDKCGSRKPLRTVREIQRTQQFLDILKKIKVTFIANSEYVRQQLIKNGIPAEQTVTVHCGISVPQTPTAPLSLEVHKNQRILFAGRIVSDKGLEWLIKTLIHTDPQIQLDIAGEGWERPRLEKLANTLGLNHRITWHGWCDRHKINQLYQQCFAVIFPSVWPEPAGLVTLEAYARYRPVIGSAVGGIPEHLRDGETGILVHPNDIKQLAQAINYLSTDYQKSRDMGKQGHALLMKEFTMNYHVNNLQTIYGKTIAEFDYSGKKLYKNPQ from the coding sequence ATGCCTAAAATAATTAATCATACCAAGCAGTTGCACAAGGAAATTTTTGCAGAAAACCTGATTTACCAATGCTCAAATTTTGAGGTTGGTGAGGGCGGAGGTGTTGAAACTTATTTAGCTTCTCTATTTGAACATCGTACACCTGATATTAGCGATCGCGTGATTAAATCGCTCAATAATGTTGACCAAAGTCAGTTCAAATTATTGCACCTCCATAGTCCAGATTTACTGTTGCAGCTCACAGGCGAATGTCCTACAATATTCAGCGTTCATAATCACTCACTGTATTGTCCTAGTGGGACAAAGTATTTAGCTGGACAGCAAACAATCTGCGATCGCAATTTTTCTTACTTAGGATGTACCTGGGGTAAATTAGTAGATAAATGTGGTAGCCGTAAACCCTTAAGAACTGTTAGAGAAATTCAACGAACTCAGCAGTTTTTAGATATTTTAAAAAAGATAAAAGTTACTTTTATTGCTAATAGCGAATATGTACGTCAACAGTTAATTAAAAACGGCATACCAGCCGAACAAACTGTAACAGTACACTGTGGTATTTCTGTACCCCAAACACCAACTGCACCTTTAAGTTTAGAAGTCCACAAAAATCAGAGAATTTTGTTTGCTGGTCGGATTGTTTCCGATAAAGGTTTGGAATGGTTGATTAAAACCTTAATACATACAGACCCGCAAATTCAACTTGATATTGCAGGGGAAGGATGGGAACGACCACGGTTAGAAAAGCTAGCAAACACCCTGGGATTGAATCACCGGATTACTTGGCATGGTTGGTGCGATCGCCATAAAATAAATCAACTTTATCAACAGTGTTTTGCAGTCATTTTTCCCAGTGTTTGGCCTGAACCTGCCGGTCTTGTAACCTTAGAAGCTTATGCTCGTTATCGACCTGTAATTGGTAGTGCAGTCGGAGGAATTCCCGAACATTTACGAGATGGAGAAACGGGTATTCTTGTTCATCCTAATGATATCAAACAACTAGCCCAAGCAATTAATTATTTGTCTACAGATTATCAAAAAAGTAGAGACATGGGCAAACAAGGTCATGCTTTATTGATGAAAGAATTCACAATGAATTATCATGTGAACAATCTACAAACAATTTATGGAAAAACAATAGCTGAATTTGATTATTCAGGGAAAAAGTTATATAAAAATCCTCAATAA
- a CDS encoding glycosyltransferase family 2 protein: MSLHQEPLVSVIIPTYNRPDYLKQAIASAVQQTYQNIEIIVSDNCSPENPQAIVASFGDSRIRFWRHEQNVGMLANQQHAFKMAQGKYVASLHDDDMWNQDFLAKLVPPLEENPQLILAFCDQYIIDANGIINYIGTEENTRGYQRDKLTPGIHQAFSKIGLIDKSIPTAASCVIRNHSVDWDSIPPEVGGMWDLYLTYLCCISGRGAYYYPERLTRYRAHEQTDTMLSGSRDVQAKIRKAKSEMFCYQVFMEDSRLEEFRTHFQQKWSEANTTLGIGLLRSEQIAAARPYFWQALKKQKFNWRTLAALILSFTPQILTNKLIGVSK; this comes from the coding sequence ATGTCATTGCATCAAGAACCATTGGTCAGCGTTATTATCCCGACTTATAATCGACCAGATTATCTGAAGCAAGCGATCGCTAGCGCTGTTCAACAAACTTATCAAAATATTGAAATTATTGTTTCTGATAATTGCAGCCCAGAAAATCCCCAAGCTATTGTCGCATCTTTTGGTGATTCACGCATTCGATTTTGGCGACACGAGCAAAACGTAGGTATGCTTGCTAATCAGCAACACGCCTTTAAAATGGCACAAGGTAAATATGTTGCTAGCCTTCATGATGATGATATGTGGAATCAAGACTTTTTAGCCAAGCTTGTACCACCATTAGAAGAAAATCCTCAGTTAATTCTCGCTTTTTGTGACCAATATATCATAGATGCAAATGGCATAATTAATTATATTGGAACTGAAGAGAATACACGTGGTTATCAGCGGGACAAACTAACACCAGGAATTCATCAAGCTTTCTCTAAAATTGGGTTAATAGATAAAAGTATACCCACTGCCGCATCTTGTGTAATTCGTAATCACTCTGTTGATTGGGATAGTATTCCCCCAGAAGTTGGTGGAATGTGGGATTTATATTTAACCTACCTCTGCTGTATATCTGGTCGTGGTGCTTACTACTATCCAGAAAGATTGACGCGATATCGTGCCCACGAACAAACTGATACCATGCTCAGTGGTAGTCGAGATGTACAGGCAAAAATTCGCAAAGCTAAAAGCGAAATGTTTTGTTATCAAGTCTTTATGGAAGACAGTCGTCTAGAAGAATTTAGGACGCACTTTCAACAAAAATGGTCGGAAGCTAATACTACATTGGGAATTGGTTTACTGCGAAGTGAGCAGATAGCGGCAGCACGTCCTTATTTTTGGCAGGCATTGAAAAAACAAAAATTTAATTGGCGAACTTTAGCTGCACTGATTCTCAGTTTTACTCCGCAAATTTTGACTAATAAGTTAATAGGAGTATCGAAATAA
- a CDS encoding glycosyltransferase family 4 protein produces MKLCIVTHKIKKGDGQGRVNYEVANEAIRRGHHLTLLASEIAPELEHNTQVNWIKIPVQGYPTEFLRNFIFAQKSANWLRQHRSNFDLIKINGAINMAAADVNAVHFVHSSWLRSPVHISRNRRDLYGLYQWLFTAFNARWEKQAFQKAKVVVAVSEKVAQELINIGVPRSRIRVIVNGVDLEEFTPGKSNRQKLGLPENVTLALFAGDIRTRRKNLDTILHALTKVPDLHLVVVGHIEDSPFPQLAASLGLNDRVHFVGFRRDIPEIMRSVDLFIFPSRYEACSLVLLEALASGLPVITATATGGAELVTPECGIVLPDSDDIDALAMALMSLVSEQPLMQQMGQAARSVAEQHSWTTMAQTYVDLFEELSKNAEHRSHTNLSPSTRPLTLPFGATGANQTS; encoded by the coding sequence ATGAAACTTTGCATTGTTACCCATAAAATCAAAAAAGGTGATGGTCAAGGCCGAGTCAACTACGAAGTTGCTAACGAAGCAATTCGTCGCGGTCATCACCTAACATTATTAGCAAGTGAAATCGCCCCAGAACTAGAACACAACACTCAAGTTAATTGGATTAAAATTCCAGTCCAAGGGTATCCCACCGAATTTCTACGTAATTTCATCTTTGCCCAAAAAAGTGCAAATTGGTTGCGTCAACATCGCTCAAACTTTGATTTAATCAAAATCAATGGCGCCATTAATATGGCTGCTGCTGATGTGAATGCTGTACATTTTGTCCATAGTTCATGGTTGCGATCGCCAGTTCATATTTCCCGCAACCGCCGAGATTTATATGGTTTATATCAGTGGCTATTTACTGCTTTTAATGCTCGTTGGGAAAAACAAGCTTTCCAAAAAGCTAAGGTCGTTGTAGCAGTATCCGAAAAGGTAGCCCAGGAATTAATTAATATTGGTGTACCTCGTTCTCGGATTCGCGTAATTGTGAATGGAGTAGACCTAGAAGAGTTTACTCCTGGTAAAAGCAATCGCCAAAAATTAGGTTTACCAGAAAATGTCACCCTCGCACTGTTCGCCGGAGACATCCGCACACGCAGAAAGAACTTAGATACAATCCTCCACGCTTTAACTAAAGTTCCCGATTTGCATTTGGTGGTGGTGGGTCACATTGAAGATAGTCCCTTCCCTCAGCTAGCAGCATCTTTGGGGTTAAACGATCGCGTGCATTTTGTCGGATTTCGCCGTGATATCCCCGAAATTATGCGATCGGTAGATTTATTTATTTTTCCTTCCCGATATGAAGCTTGTAGCCTGGTATTGTTAGAAGCACTTGCTTCAGGGCTGCCAGTAATTACTGCCACAGCTACCGGCGGTGCAGAGTTAGTAACGCCAGAATGCGGCATCGTCTTACCCGACTCAGATGATATCGATGCATTGGCAATGGCGCTGATGTCCTTAGTGAGTGAACAACCGCTGATGCAACAAATGGGTCAAGCTGCTCGTTCTGTGGCAGAACAACACAGCTGGACTACTATGGCACAAACTTATGTGGATTTATTCGAGGAGTTAAGCAAAAATGCGGAACACCGTTCTCATACCAACTTATCGCCGTCCACAAGACCTCTCACGCTGCCTTTTGGCGCTACAGGAGCAAATCAAACCAGTTGA
- a CDS encoding glycosyltransferase family 2 protein codes for MRNTVLIPTYRRPQDLSRCLLALQEQIKPVDQVIVVVRDTDAQTWEFLAQFKADNLPLQTVTVTQPGVVAALNAGLAEVEGDIVSITDDDAAPHPDWLERIAAYFACDSRLGGLGGRDWIHHGSKLEDDSRPIVGRLQWFGRVIGNHHLGVGEAREVDILKGVNMSFRKEAIGQLRFDERMRGTGAQVHFEMAFTLALKRAGWKIIYDPNVAVEHYPAQRFDEDQRNNFNEIALINLVHNETLVLLEHLSFIRQIVFLFWAILVGTCDSFGFIQWLRFLPSQGQLASKKLLASWRGRWQGCREFVIRNS; via the coding sequence ATGCGGAACACCGTTCTCATACCAACTTATCGCCGTCCACAAGACCTCTCACGCTGCCTTTTGGCGCTACAGGAGCAAATCAAACCAGTTGATCAGGTGATAGTGGTTGTCCGTGATACGGATGCACAAACTTGGGAATTTCTAGCCCAATTCAAGGCAGACAACTTGCCACTACAAACTGTGACAGTCACACAACCGGGGGTAGTAGCAGCCCTGAATGCCGGACTTGCAGAGGTTGAGGGCGATATTGTTTCCATTACCGATGATGATGCTGCACCCCATCCCGATTGGTTAGAGCGCATCGCCGCTTACTTTGCTTGTGATAGTCGCCTTGGCGGTTTGGGTGGGCGTGATTGGATACACCACGGGAGCAAATTAGAAGACGACTCCCGCCCAATAGTTGGTAGGTTGCAGTGGTTTGGGCGCGTAATTGGCAACCATCATCTGGGAGTAGGAGAAGCCCGCGAAGTTGATATTCTCAAAGGCGTAAACATGAGTTTTCGCAAAGAAGCAATTGGGCAATTGCGCTTTGACGAGCGGATGCGAGGTACTGGAGCGCAAGTACATTTTGAAATGGCATTTACTCTGGCATTAAAGCGAGCTGGTTGGAAGATAATTTACGATCCTAATGTTGCCGTAGAACATTACCCAGCACAACGTTTTGATGAAGATCAGCGAAACAATTTTAATGAAATTGCCTTGATTAATTTAGTTCATAATGAAACCTTAGTTTTATTAGAACATCTATCATTTATCCGCCAAATAGTATTTTTATTCTGGGCAATATTAGTTGGAACCTGCGATAGTTTTGGCTTCATCCAATGGTTGAGATTTTTACCCAGCCAAGGACAGTTAGCAAGTAAGAAATTGTTAGCATCTTGGCGTGGACGTTGGCAAGGATGTAGAGAATTCGTAATTCGTAATTCGTAA
- a CDS encoding O-antigen ligase domain-containing protein produces the protein MIYKQILYNSFSQENYSPEERSPQGWMAIAGFILLTVVCYFAGATAALRLIFPVTALVVAVFLYLRHPILYVGFTWWICFLTPLATRLVDYRVGWDPTRQMLIAPYLVVFVTIATFLRRFKSASRQGGLPFVLAFIGVFYGFLIGLIYNAPIPVARGLLDWLGPIIFAFHLFINWRDYPVYRRNFQRTFLWCVLILGAYGVYQFVVAPEWDRYWLIESKLFMSSGNPVPFGMRVWSTLHSVGPFGSVMQAGLLLLFTSSGSLIFPASAVGYLSFLLTQARTNWGGWLFGVIMIVGSVKTRIQMRLITIIVVMAICVVPLTTIEPISHVVSERLQTFSNLEEDNSFKDRSQSYDKNLSLALSNALGNGLGNIWKVNEKTGQIEVVVIDSGILDMFFTLGWFGAIFYMGGLILLIVSVSKYSEGRFDSFISAARAIGISSATQLVIGSGMLSVAGMILWGFLAMAMAGHKYYLHQEK, from the coding sequence ATGATTTATAAGCAGATACTTTACAATAGTTTTTCACAAGAAAACTATTCTCCTGAGGAGCGATCGCCACAGGGGTGGATGGCGATCGCCGGCTTTATACTATTAACTGTAGTTTGCTATTTTGCTGGTGCTACTGCTGCATTGCGCCTAATTTTTCCGGTGACAGCTTTAGTAGTAGCCGTGTTTTTATACTTGCGCCATCCCATTCTCTACGTCGGCTTTACCTGGTGGATATGCTTTCTCACGCCCTTAGCTACCCGCTTAGTTGACTATCGCGTAGGTTGGGACCCTACCCGCCAGATGCTCATAGCACCATATTTAGTAGTGTTTGTGACCATCGCAACTTTTTTGCGCCGCTTTAAAAGCGCCTCTCGCCAAGGAGGTTTACCGTTTGTTTTGGCTTTTATCGGAGTCTTCTACGGCTTTTTGATAGGTCTTATTTATAATGCACCAATCCCTGTAGCACGCGGTTTATTGGATTGGCTAGGCCCAATTATTTTTGCTTTTCACTTATTTATTAACTGGCGAGATTACCCCGTATATCGGCGAAATTTTCAGCGAACATTCCTCTGGTGTGTGTTGATTTTAGGAGCTTATGGTGTATATCAATTCGTAGTAGCTCCTGAGTGGGATAGGTACTGGCTCATAGAATCAAAACTATTCATGAGTTCTGGAAATCCTGTGCCTTTTGGAATGCGCGTCTGGAGTACATTACATTCAGTCGGCCCCTTTGGTTCCGTGATGCAAGCTGGGTTGCTATTGTTATTTACCAGTTCCGGAAGTTTAATTTTTCCTGCCTCAGCCGTTGGTTATTTATCTTTTTTATTGACACAAGCGCGTACAAATTGGGGCGGCTGGTTATTCGGAGTAATTATGATTGTGGGTTCAGTCAAAACCCGTATTCAAATGCGCCTAATAACCATAATTGTGGTGATGGCAATTTGTGTTGTGCCATTGACAACTATCGAACCAATTTCTCATGTTGTGTCAGAGCGGTTGCAAACTTTTTCTAATCTGGAAGAAGATAACAGTTTTAAAGATAGATCCCAAAGTTACGACAAAAACCTGAGTCTAGCTCTTTCTAATGCTTTAGGTAACGGATTAGGAAATATCTGGAAGGTCAACGAAAAAACAGGTCAAATTGAAGTAGTGGTAATTGACAGTGGCATTTTAGATATGTTTTTTACCCTTGGTTGGTTTGGAGCAATTTTTTATATGGGTGGATTAATCTTGTTAATTGTTAGTGTTAGCAAATATAGTGAAGGACGGTTTGATAGTTTTATCAGTGCTGCCCGCGCTATTGGCATTAGCTCTGCTACGCAATTAGTTATTGGTAGTGGGATGTTGAGTGTAGCAGGTATGATTCTTTGGGGATTTTTAGCTATGGCTATGGCAGGACATAAATATTATCTTCATCAAGAAAAGTAA
- a CDS encoding glycosyltransferase family 4 protein, protein MKAIIVMPLAEQRGGGEMMLWDLMQQGRNAGVEWLVIFLENGPMVEQVKSLGIDARVVESGRLRQIHRFIAAVFRIAAIAREEHADIIVNWMWITHISGGLAAMLAGLPAVWYQLEVPSDKTWLVRLATLIPARAIITLSQDGKQAQAQIWPHRPTPLVYPGVALDRFEPDALPSPEEARRKLGLPLHGPLIGIVGRLQRWKGMHVLVQAMPKILQQYPDAHCVVVGGKHDLEPDYEDFLKAEIAALGLKEQVIMAGLQRNIPEWVQAMDVFVHASDKEPFGIVIIEAMALGKPVIAGDAGGPTEIITDGINGLLTPYGNADKLAIAILRYLDEQEFAQSAGVAARQRALDFSTHSYAQNFINAVRSVIPSVS, encoded by the coding sequence ATGAAAGCAATTATTGTAATGCCACTGGCCGAACAACGAGGCGGCGGTGAAATGATGCTCTGGGATTTGATGCAGCAGGGACGTAATGCTGGTGTCGAGTGGCTAGTGATATTTTTAGAAAACGGCCCGATGGTAGAACAAGTAAAGTCCCTTGGCATCGATGCGCGAGTTGTGGAAAGTGGACGTTTGCGCCAAATTCACCGTTTTATTGCTGCTGTTTTCCGGATAGCTGCGATCGCCCGCGAGGAACATGCAGATATAATTGTTAATTGGATGTGGATTACGCACATATCTGGGGGTTTGGCGGCGATGTTGGCGGGGTTACCTGCTGTGTGGTATCAGCTAGAAGTGCCTAGCGATAAAACTTGGTTAGTACGGCTGGCTACTTTAATCCCAGCACGGGCAATTATTACCCTCTCCCAAGATGGCAAGCAAGCACAAGCGCAGATTTGGCCGCACAGACCAACACCATTGGTTTATCCTGGTGTAGCACTAGACCGATTTGAACCTGATGCTTTACCTTCTCCTGAAGAAGCACGGCGAAAGTTGGGCTTACCTTTGCACGGGCCATTGATTGGAATTGTCGGACGATTGCAACGATGGAAGGGAATGCATGTATTGGTACAAGCAATGCCCAAAATTTTACAGCAGTATCCCGATGCCCATTGTGTTGTGGTTGGCGGTAAGCACGATTTGGAACCGGATTATGAGGACTTTTTAAAAGCAGAAATCGCCGCTTTAGGCTTGAAAGAGCAAGTAATTATGGCTGGGTTACAGCGCAATATTCCAGAGTGGGTGCAGGCGATGGATGTATTTGTCCATGCATCTGATAAAGAACCGTTTGGTATTGTGATTATTGAAGCGATGGCGTTGGGAAAACCTGTGATTGCTGGCGATGCAGGCGGGCCAACGGAGATTATTACAGATGGCATCAATGGACTATTAACACCTTACGGCAATGCGGATAAATTAGCGATCGCTATTCTCCGCTATCTTGACGAGCAAGAATTCGCCCAAAGTGCGGGAGTCGCTGCACGACAACGCGCCCTCGATTTCTCAACCCACAGTTATGCTCAAAATTTTATCAACGCCGTTCGTTCTGTAATACCCAGCGTTTCCTAG
- a CDS encoding Uma2 family endonuclease has translation MTIAQELDSQEGIPGDVIFPPGDLYSDEPPLETELHLRQIILLLTCLELFWRDRNDFYAAGNLTIYYSPHQRKSESFRGPDFFVVLGTQRKTRKSWVVWEEDGKYPNFILEILSDSTAKTDKGLKKEIYQDTFRTPDYFWFDPYTLEFAGFHLVDGKYQPLQLNEQGYLWSQQLGLYLGIHQGLLRFFTPDIRLVPTPEETAEQTEERLEQAEQKAERLAAKLREFNIDPDTI, from the coding sequence ATGACCATAGCTCAAGAATTAGATTCTCAAGAAGGCATCCCTGGTGATGTTATATTTCCCCCTGGTGATTTATATAGTGATGAACCTCCCTTGGAAACCGAACTACATTTACGACAAATAATTTTACTTTTAACATGTCTAGAATTGTTCTGGCGAGATAGAAATGATTTTTATGCAGCGGGAAACTTGACTATCTACTACAGTCCACACCAACGCAAATCAGAATCTTTCCGAGGGCCAGACTTTTTTGTAGTGTTGGGAACCCAACGCAAAACCCGTAAGAGTTGGGTAGTCTGGGAAGAAGATGGTAAATATCCGAATTTCATTCTAGAAATTTTGTCAGACTCAACAGCGAAGACAGACAAAGGTTTAAAAAAAGAAATTTATCAAGATACTTTCCGCACTCCTGATTATTTTTGGTTTGACCCATACACATTAGAATTTGCAGGATTTCATTTAGTAGATGGAAAATATCAACCTCTGCAACTAAATGAACAAGGATATTTATGGAGTCAACAGTTAGGGTTATATCTAGGAATTCATCAGGGACTATTGCGGTTTTTTACACCAGATATACGACTAGTACCAACACCTGAAGAAACGGCAGAACAGACAGAAGAAAGATTAGAACAAGCAGAACAAAAAGCAGAACGGTTGGCAGCAAAATTGCGAGAGTTTAATATCGATCCAGATACAATTTAG